A stretch of the Lactuca sativa cultivar Salinas chromosome 9, Lsat_Salinas_v11, whole genome shotgun sequence genome encodes the following:
- the LOC128128444 gene encoding uncharacterized protein LOC128128444: MIHEEVAAAIRAEIPEMFGSIKTTLMETFDERYAALTEAATAAATAAVAAAKPQGGDSLLFREFSNTKPPEFDGTQDPIAAMRWIADIEGCFYTCSCPEHLRVRFALNQLRLGAKDWWKFVTANFTLAETAAVTWEGFTTMFRDEYVPPVERERLVQEFLTLKQGTDSVAAITRKFHERAMFCPELVATEQARMSRYLGVLRREIREFVSNSTYHTFTELQANARKREIELETQAREEAESQQADRRPAQSQPAAKRIKSADSRTGGSKNRTCVKCGKGHDGACRAGACYKCGKEGHIARECPKGFMVCFHCNQTGHRKAECPQLRQGSAPVARTTETRPVKVEAPRARGRAFQLTAEEVRAAPDVVAGTSEDRGKAPA; the protein is encoded by the exons atgatccacgaggaggtggcggcggcgatccgggctgagatcccggagatgtttgggtctatcaagaccaccctgatggagacgttcgacgagcggtacgccgcattgactgaggctgcaaccgctgcagctaccgcagctgtggccgctgctaagccacaggggggtgattcattgctgttccgagagttcagcaacacgaagccaccggagttcgatgggacgcaggatccgattgctgcgatgaggtggatcgcagatatagaggggtgcttctacacttgttcatgcccggagcacctgagggtacggttcgctttgaaccagctccgtctgggagccaaggactggtggaagttcgtgacggcgaacttcactttagcagagactgcggcagtgacatgggaggggttcactaccatgttcagagatgagtacgttcccccggtggagcgggaacgattggttcaggagttcttaaccctcaagcagggtactgattcggtggcggcgatcacgcggaagttccatgagagggcgatgttttgccccgagctagtggccacagagcaggctcggatgagccggtacttgggtgttctgaggagggagatccgggagtttgtgtcaaactccacttaccatacttttactgagcttcaggcgaatgccaggaagcgtgagatcgagttagagactcaggccagggaggaggccgagtctcagcaggcagaccggcgaccggctcagtctcagccggcagccaagcggatcaagtccgccgattcgaggacgggaggttcgaagaaccgcacttgcgtaaagtgcggtaagggtcacgatggggcgtgtcgagccggtgcttgctacaagtgtggcaaggagggacacattgctagggagtgtcccaagggatttatggtttgctttcattgcaaccagaccggccatcggaaggccgagtgccctcagcttcgtcagggatctgcacctgttgccaggactactgagactcgaccggtgaaggtcgaggccccgagggctcgtgggagagcctttcagctgactgcggaggaggtccgcgctgcgcccgatgttgtggcag gtactagcgaggaccgtgggaaggcgccggcatga